The DNA window tagtcaAAGTAACTACTTATAGtctcttacagttttttccctgcttttgaTCCATTTGATCTATTATCTCAATCAATTAATATACTCTTGTGCAAAGTATATAGCTTGACTtcacttaaaacattaaaatgttataCTATAGAGAGGACCAATCTTAACTGGGAGGTAGGCTTTGAATCAGGTCCTTGGGTCTCATACGTTGTACTTATCTATAAGTTATGaagtcaaattaatattttttaatgatgaaagttccctccttttctactttttccaTTTCCAGTGTCGCATCAGTAGACATtactgaaaagagaaacacaaccTCAGACTTTATTCTCCTAGGAATCTTTAACCACACAAGACcccatctctttattttcatGATAGTGCTGACAATGGCCATTGCTTCCTTGACAGGAAATGCCCTCATGCTTCTCCTGATTCACCTGGACCCCCGGCTCCACAGGCCCATGTACTTCCTACTGAGCCAACTTTCCCTCATGGACATGATGCTGGTTTTCACTATTGTGCCCAAGATGGCTGCTGACTACTTGACATGCAACAAATCCATCTCCCCTGCTGGCTGTGGGTTGCAGATCTTTGTCTCACTCACATTGGGTGGTGGAGAGAGTTTCCTCTTAGCAGCCATGTCTTATGATCGTTATGTGGCTGTTTGCCATCCACTGCGATACCCTGTCCTCTTCAACTGGCAATTATGTTTACAAATGACATTGGGATCTTGGTTCCTGGGAGCAGTTGATGGGCTAATGCAGGCTGCCGCTACCTTGAGCTTTCCATTTTGCAGTTCTCATGTCATcgatcatttcttctgtgaggcCCCAATGTTGGTGCGTTTGGCTTGTGCTGACACATCAGTCTTTGAAAATGTCATGTACATTTGTTGTGTGTTAATGCTTTTGGTCCCTTTTTCCCTCATCCTGACTTCCTATAGTGTAATCCTCTCCACTGTTCTCCAGATGCATTCTCTAGATGCCCGCAAGAAGGCTCTTGCCACCTGCTCCTCACATTTGGCTGTGGTGGGACTCTTTTATGGAGCAGCCATTTTTATATACATGCGACCCAAATCCTATAGGTCAGCTAACCACAATAAGATTGTGTCAGCATTCTACACTATCTTCACCCCTGTActgaaccccctcatctacagtctgaggaacagtgAGGTCAAGGAAGCCTTGAAAAAGTGGCTGGGAAAATGCTCAAACTTCAAATGCCACCAAACTTAGTCCTATTAGTCAAGGTTACCCAGTCCCAAATGAGTCTAAGTTCCTGtattcattaacattttattttattttattttttggccttgcccatgtcatgtggaagttcactagtcagggattgaacccatgccatagcagaagcctgagccacagaagtgacaacactggatccttaactgctaggccaccagggaacttaacattttaaacatattataaTTATTGCTTCTTTAATAATGCatgaagagaaaattaatttcatttttttggtataataGGAATTTGTTAAGAATTGAGTATATGAGACTGAAACATAATATTCATCTCCAATAAGAACCCCTGAGAGTGAAAATGAGatatcaattacacctcaatgccaaaacaaatattttgaagcAATGTAGGAAATTTCCATCTTCATGCAATTACCaatatcaaatataaatttatgatGGTGCAGTGGATCCTGGGCCCATGTCCAGAGAAATTATTCAG is part of the Sus scrofa isolate TJ Tabasco breed Duroc chromosome 2, Sscrofa11.1, whole genome shotgun sequence genome and encodes:
- the LOC102165549 gene encoding olfactory receptor 2T12-like yields the protein MMKVPSFSTFSISSVASVDITEKRNTTSDFILLGIFNHTRPHLFIFMIVLTMAIASLTGNALMLLLIHLDPRLHRPMYFLLSQLSLMDMMLVFTIVPKMAADYLTCNKSISPAGCGLQIFVSLTLGGGESFLLAAMSYDRYVAVCHPLRYPVLFNWQLCLQMTLGSWFLGAVDGLMQAAATLSFPFCSSHVIDHFFCEAPMLVRLACADTSVFENVMYICCVLMLLVPFSLILTSYSVILSTVLQMHSLDARKKALATCSSHLAVVGLFYGAAIFIYMRPKSYRSANHNKIVSAFYTIFTPVLNPLIYSLRNSEVKEALKKWLGKCSNFKCHQT